The genomic segment CAAGGCGCTTGAGAGAACTCTGGTTAAGGAACTCGGCATAATGACACCGTAACTTCGGAAGAAGGTGTGCCACCGGTAAGTGAAGGGACTTGCTCCCCTAGCTGACGGTGGTCGCAGAGAGCAGGGGGTAGCGACTGCTTACCAAAAGCACAGGACTCTGCGAAGTCGCAAGACGACGTATAGGGTCTGACGCCTGCCCGGTGCCGGAAGGTCAAGAGGACTCGTTAGCCCGCAAGGGCGAAGCGGGGAATCGAAGCCCCGGTAAACGGCGGCCGTAACTATAACGGTCCTAAGGTAGCGAAATTCCTTGTCGGGTAAGTTCCGACCTGCACGAATGGCGTAACGACTTCCCCACTGTCTCAACCAGGGACTCAGCGAAATTGCACTCTCGGTGAAGATACCGAGTACCCGCAGAAGGACGGAAAGACCCTGTGCACCTTTACTACAACTTTGCAGTGAAGCTAGGGACAACATGTGTAGGATAGGTGGGAGGCTTTGAAGCGTGGGCGCTAGCCTGCGTGGAGCCAACCTTGAAATACCACCCTTGTTGTTTCTGGTTTCTAACCGCAGCCCGTTACCCGGGTTCGGGACATTGCATGGTGGGTAGTTTGACTGGGGCGGTCGCCTCCAAAAGAGTAACGGAGGCGCGCTAAGGTTCCCTCAGGCCGAATGGAAACCGGCCGTCGAGTGCAAAGGCATAAGGGAGCTTGACTGCGAGACAGACATGTCGAGCAGGTGCGAAAGCAGGTCTTAGTGATCCGGTGGTTCCGCGTGGAAGGGCCATCGCTCAACGGATAAAAGGTACGCCGGGGATAACAGGCTTATCTCCCCCAAGAGTTCACATCGACGGGGAGGTTTGGCACCTCGATGTCGGCTCGTCACATCCTGGGGCTGGAGCAGGTCCCAAGGGTTCGGCTGTTCGCCGATTAAAGTGGCACGCGAGCTGGGTTCAGAACGTCGTGAGACAGTTCGGTCCCTATCCTCTGTGGGCGCAGGATACTTGAGAGGAGCTGTCCTTAGTACGAGAGGACCGGGATGGACGCACCTCTGGTGTTCCGGTTGTCGCGCCAGCGGCATTGCCGGGTAGCTACGTGCGGACGGGATAACCGCTGAAAGCATATAAGCGGGAAGCCCCCCTCGAGATAAGGTATCCCTGGGCCTTCGGGCCCCTGAAGACCCCTCGTAGACCACGAGGTTGATAGGCTGGGTGTGGAAGCGCAGTGATGCGTGGAGCTAACCAGTACTAATAGGTCGTGAGGCTTGGTTTTCCTCATGTGTGAGTTACCAGCAGAGACTGCTGAAGCACCTCCAACTCGATTGCAGTTGTCGAAAGCCTGCTCGTCCGGGCGTCATCGCCAGCGACGAGCGACTGTTTCCGGTGGCCATAGCGGAGGGGATCCACCCGTTCCCATCCCGAACACGGAAGTTAAGCCCTCCAGCGCCGATGGTACTGCACACACAGTGTGGGAGAGTAGGACGCTGCCGGATCTCTTGAAGGCCTGGATCATAGGATCCAGGCCTTTTTTTGTTCCCGTACCGCAACCGCGCCTGCGCGCTCCGTCGCTGCGATGGTAGTTGAGGGAGGTTTCAACCGTGTTAAGACTCGGGTTCGCCGGGAGGCGACGAGGTCCCCTATGCTGACTTGGAAGGAAGCGCTGGCAGATCGCATGCCACCCGAACTGGCGCGCGAGATCGACATCTACGAGACGCAGATCGAGCTGAAGCGCCAGGGCAAGATTGACGACAAGGTTTTTGCCGAGACGCGATTGCGACGCGGGACCTATGGCCAGCGCTATGACAACGGTCAGCGCGACGACGGTACGGGACCGAAGGAGCTCGAGTTCCCGGACCGCTCCCTCACCAAGGGCCCGGAGACGTTGTGGCACGCGCCGGGAATGCAGCGGATCAAGATTCCCTTCGGCGGGCTGACGGCGCGGCAACTCGAGGTACTGGCAGACCTCGCTGAAGAGTACTCCGACGCCATTTGTCACGTCACGACGCGACAGGACATCCAGCTCCACTTCGTCCACATCGAGGACACGCCGGACCTGATGCGCCGCCTGGCCGCGGAGGGGATAACGACCCGCGAAGCCTGCGGCAACTCGATTCGCAACGTGACCGGCTGCCCGCTCGCCGGCGTGTGTCGAGCCGAGACGTTCGACGTCACACCCTACGCCAAAGCGACATCGCGTTTCCTGCTAGGTCATCCCGACTGCCAGGACCTCGGGCGAAAGTTCAAGATCGCTTTTTCGGGCTGCGCTGAAAACCCGTGCGGTCTGGTGTTCATGCACGACCTCGGCTTCATCGCACGTACGCGCGTGGTCGACGGACACGAGCAGCGCGGCTTTGAAACGTACGTTGGCGGCGGGCTCGGCGCGGTACCGTACCAGGCCAAGCTGTATGATGAGTTCATACCGGAGTCGGAAATTCTGCCATTGGCGCAGGCGATCGCGCGCGTTTTCGCCAGGCTCGGCGAGAAGAAGAACAGAGCCCGCGCCCGCATGAAGTTTCTGGTGGCCAAGCTCGGCTTCGAGGAGTTTCGCCGGCTGGTCGAGGAAGAGCGGCGCATCCTTCCGGCGGACGACGCCTGGACCGCCTTCCTGTCGGGCGTGCGCGCAGTAGAGGCGGCTCCAGTGATCGACGGCGGCGTGCCTGGCGGCGCCGACATCGATGCCGGGCGCTTCGAGCAGTGGCAGCGGACGAACATCTACCGTCAGCGTCAGCCAGGCTACGTCGTAGCCACGGTGACCCTGCCGCTGGGTGATGCCACCTCATTCCAGATGCGGCGGCTCGCGGACATCGCGCGCCGCTTCTGCGGTGACAGCATTCGCGCCACGGTAGACCAGAACATTCTTCTGCGCTGGGTACGTGAGGCCGACCTGCCGGCTTTGTACGCGGCACTCGAGGAGATCGGCTTGGGCGAGCCTGGCGCCGGCAGCATCGTCGACATCACGGCATGCCCCGGGACCGATACCTGCAAGCTCGGAATCGCCTCCTCTCGCGGACTGGCGGCGGAGCTCCAGGAACGGCTGGTCGCGCGCTCCATCCATCTCGATCAGGCTGTTCGTGACCTCCACATCAAGATCAGCGGCTGCTTCAACTCGTGCGGACAGCATCACGTTGCCGACCTCGGATTCTACGGCGTCAGCCGCAACGTCGGCGGCCGAACGGTACCCCATTTCCAGGTGGTTCTGGGTGGCCGGTGGGATCGCAACGGCGGGGCCTATGGTCTGGCGATCGGAGCCGTCCCATCAAAGAGAATTCCGGACGTCGTCGACCGGATGACGGAGCGTTACGTTCGCGAACGAAACAAGGACGAGCGTTTCCAGGATTTCTGCGCACGCATCGGGAAGCGGGAGCTGAAGGCGCTGCTGTCGGACCTGATGGAAGTCCCGGCGTACGACAAGGACCGCGATTTCTACTCCGACTGGCGCGATCCTCGCGAGTTCACGCTCGGCGACCTCGGTGTCGGCGAGTGCGCCGGCGAGGTCGTATCTCTGGTCGAGTTCAGCCTCGCCGAATCGGAAAGACGGGCTTTCGAAGCTCAGTTGCTGCTGGAATCGGGGCAGGTCGAAGCCGCGGATCACATGGCTTACTCGGCGATGATTGAAGCGGCCCGCGCGCTGGTTCGCGTCCAGTACCCCGACCTCCGCGACGATGCCGAAGAGATCGTGCGCGAGTTCCGCACCCGCTTCTACGACACCGAGTTGTTCTTCGACAAGTACGCCGGTGGGCGTTTCGCACAGTTCCTGTTCAAGCGTCACGAGGATGCGCAGCGCCGGAGCTTCAGCGAAGAGCGTGTGCGCCAGCTCATCGAGGAAGCTTCGCTGTTCATCGAAGCGGCGCATGCCTGCGACGCGAAGCTGGCCTCGCGCGGGGTGATGCCCGCCGTCTCTTCGTCCGGCGACGATCCCGCTCGGGTACAGTAGCCGATGGAGCCGTATCGACTCGGTCTGAAGCTGTTTGCCGAGGGCGCGAAGGAGATCGCGCTCACGGAGTTCATTCCGATCTTCCACCGCTGGATTCGGGATCGCACCTTCGACGGCCCGCTGCTCGACGTTGCCGACTACAGCCACGTCCACCACGGGCCGGGCGTGCTTCTGGCGGGGTTCGACGCCAACTATTGTATGGACGTCGGCGACGGCAGCCTTGGGCTGATGTGGTACAACAAGCGACCGACGCAGGAGTCGGTCGCCGACGTCCTCGTACGCGGGGCTCGGCGGGCGGTGGAGATGGCCCTACGTCTGCAAGACGAGCCTGAGTTGCGCGGCAGGCTGTCATTCACCGGGTCCCCAGTCCTGGTGTTCGCCAACGATCGTCTTCATGCGCCCAACACGACCTCTGGCTGGTCCTACGTAAGTCCGGGGTTCGAGTCCCTGGCGGCGCGGCTTTATGGCGGCAACTCCCGTATCGAACGACAGGACGACCCGCGAGAGCGCCTGGCGGCGCGACTGCACAGCAACGACGGTAGCGCCGGCTCTCTTGACGATTTGGCCGCTCGGCTCCGATAACTCCCCCATCTGGGCGAAGGCGCGTTGCAGAGCAGCCTGTGGGGCAGCCTGCCGCGCGGGATCATTGCCGCACCGTCAACTTATCATTTCATAACTTCCTGCCGTGGCGGTCTGCGCAGGTGCCGCTGGCATTGGACCACCCATTTTGGTGCGGGGATTGATCCGCATGCGCCAATCCGCCCCGACTTCCGTGGCATTGCACGATCGCCATCGATCGCTGGTGCTGATCTTTCCGGCCCACGCCGATCGCGTCGTCTGAACACGGCGTAAGCAAATGGTTTGAGGCACTGCAGCGATAGGGCTTGCCGCACCATCGCAGACACGGCTAATTCGCCGGAGCGTACACCGGTCTGCGACCGAGTGACGCGCTTCGGAGAGGAGCCGAAGGCAAATGCGTGCAGAATTTTTCGAAGAGGGCGAGGTCCGCAGAGGCGACGGGGTGGACGCGGGTCGAGGCGGCGATGGGATGGCGATCGTGTCCGAGGAGCGGCCAATCTTTGGCGGACACGGCGAGGCGCTGATCGGGCAAAGCCCCGCTTTTTTGCGGGTGCTACGCAAGATTCCGAGACTCGCGGCGTCCGACGCCACCGTGCTCATCACCGGTGATACCGGCACCGGCAAGGAGTTGATTGCGGAGGCGATCCACAACTGCAGCAACCGGCGGGGCCGTGCCTTCATTGCCGTCAACTGCGGCGCTCTTCCGGAAGAGCTGGTCGAGAACGAGCTGTTCGGCCATGCCCGCGGCGCCTATACCGGAGCTGCGGCCACCGGCAAAGGGCTTCTGGCAGAAGCCGAGGGCGGCACCCTGTTCCTGGACGAGTTGAACAGCTTGAGCCTGTCGGCTCAGGCCAAGATCCTTCGCTTCCTGCAGAACCGCGAGTACCGGATGCTTGGCTCCACGAAGCTGCTGCGAGCCAACGTTCGGATCATTGCCGCAACGAACGTGGACCTGCGAAAGCACGTCGATCAGAGCCTGTTCCGGGCCGACCTCTTCCATCGCCTCCACGTGCTGTCGATCGAGCTCCCGCCGCTGCGCGAACGTCTCGAGGACATCCCGCTTCTGGCCCAGCACTTCCTTGGCAAGTATGCCCGCGACTACGGAAAGGGAACGATGCGGCTTTCGCCAGCGGCCCTGCGAAAGCTTTCGGCCTATCCTTGGTACGGAAACGTGCGAGAGCTCCAATCGGTGCTCGAGCGCAGCGTGCTTCTGGCGGGATCGCCGGAGTTGCAGGCGGACGATGTCGACCTGCCAATGCTGGACACCCCCGAATTCCGTGAGGATGAGCTGGAGGATGAGCCCGAGGAGGCTCGGTCAGGTGCTGAGGCGTTGGGACAACGCGAAGCGACGACGACTTTCCGAGAGGCGAAGGAGCGGATGATTCGCCAATTCGAGCGCACCTACCTGATCCAGGTGATGGGAGCGGCCCAGGGAAATGTCTCGAGAGCTGCGCGGCTCGCTGGAATGCAGCGCAGGGATTTCCAGCGGCTGCTTCGTAAGCACGACGTGCGGCGCCCGGAGCCGCGCGGATGGTTCGATACGTAAACCGGCAGCGGCTGGCTGCTCAGTGCAGCCAGCGGCGGTCGGGCTTCGGCAGGGCAAAGCCGTTGCGGTCGATGAGACGGGAGCGCGTGCGCGGAAACACGGCCGCCACGTTCTCCTTCTTGGCTTGTGCGGGAGTCTCGGTCACCGGAGCCAGCATCAACTCACGCTCCAGCGCGAGCTCTTCCGCTTGCTTCCTTTCCTGCTCCACATCCTTCTTTTCGCGCTTGGGCATGTCCCCCTCCTCGCCGGATCGAATTGCCGCGTCGCTACGAATCCCACCGAGCACGCGTTCCGGCTGCCCGTGGCAGTGCAAAGCGAGTGCCATAGCAACGGCCGCTCGTGCGCCCTTTCCAAGGCAGATCGCGGACCAGCAGGGGGCGGAGATGACCCGTGTGCTGTCGCGGTCTACCCAGTGGCACCATTGTCCGCACGGCCGTGCGGGCGGCAACCCGCATGCTGTGCGGCAGTTTTGTCGCACCGACTGCGGGGGCACGCCCGCAGGACATCCTGCGCGATTTTACTGAGGATTTGCGCGAACTGATCGAAAGACACGTACGCGGTGGATCGTCTCGGCGCGCGTTTGTGCGGGGTACGAAGCGGGGGCAAAGCGCAGCCCCACAAAAACGCGTGTCAATTCCACATCTTTCATGAATCCGACGACCTGGCATCCCGATTGCATAATGGGGGCAGGAGCCGATTGGCAGGGGAGTAGGGACGAACGACTCTGACCAGGCTTCAGTAAACAAAGGAGTGCAGAAAAATGGGACGTTTTGTTGCTTTCTTGAAGGATGAGACTGGCGCGACGGCGATTGAATACGGCCTTCTGGCCGCTCTGATCTCGATCGCGGCCATCACGGCCATGACCTCCGTGGGCACGAACCTGTCGGCCAAGCTCGACGAGGTCGCCACGGCGCTCAGCTAAGACCTAAGGACGAGGCAACTCCGAACAATGCTCGCCTCGGCTCGCAAGGGCCGAGGCGAGCGTGTCTCGCGCACCGGGGAGAGAAGTGAGGTGGACTTCACGATCCAGGTGGCTCTAGTAGGAACCGTCGCTATCGCGGCGGTGACCGACATCATTGGAAGCCGTGTTCCGAATTGGCTCACGCTTTCCTCGTTTCTACTCGCAGTCACTCTTCATACCATCGCAACCGGCACCGACGGCCTGCTCTTCAGCCTGGCCGGCGCGGCGGCCGGATTCGCACTTTTGATCCCGTTCTATGCCCTCGGCGGCATGGGCGCGGGCGACGTCAAGTTGCTCACCGCTGTCGGCGCCTTCATGGGCGCGCAGCAGGTCCTCTGGGTCTTCATTTTCGCAGGTCTTTTTGGCGGGCTGTATGCCGTCGGCCTGCTGCTTCTGCAGGCGTTTCTGCAGTTCGGCGCCGCCGGTGCCGCCAAGGACGTGCAATCGCATCTGAAGACCATCGTGCTGACGGGCGGCGACTTCCGATCCTGGACTTCCACCCTCCGCTCGTATCCCAAGCTCCGCTACGCAGTGGTGATCGCACTTGGCGTGGCCGTGACGCGATTCCTGGAAGGATCGCTATTGTAGGAGGTAGACCATGCGCCGTTATCGACCGTTCATTCTTTTGGGCCTTGCTGGAGTTATTGCTTTCTCGACCAGCAGCATGGTCTACCGATGGCTTCGAGCCCAGGCCTTTGCCAGTCAGGCCGTGGTGGAATCTCCGATCAAGACCGAGGAGATTGCCGTCGCCAGCTACAACATCCCGCGCGGTGCGACGATCACGCCGGAGATGCTGAAGACCGCGGCGCTGCCCACCGAAAGCCTGCCCGAGGGGTGCTTCAAGTCGGCGGAGCTGCAGACGCTGGTCGGCCGCGTGGCGACCATGGACGTCGTCCAGAACGAGCCCCTTCTGCAGGCCAAGCTCGCTCCCGTGGACGGCAGCGGCGGCGTCGCGGCCATTCTCGATCCGAACAAGCGGGCGATGTCGGTGGCCGTCGATGACGAGGTCGGCGTGGCCGGGTTCGTGAAACCCAGCGATCGGGTTGATCTTTTTGCGACCCTCGAGACCGAGGACGAGGACCGCGGCGTGGTCACGAAGCTGGTGCTGGCCAACACCCTGGTCCTGGCCATCGGGACGGAAATGATCCGCACGGGCAAGGACGAAGAGGCCAAGCCGGTCAAGGTCATCACTCTGGAAGTGACGCCGGAGGAGGCCGAGAAGCTTGCGTACGCTTCGACGCGCGGAAAGTTCCGCCTCGCCCTTCGCAGCCCGCTGACCAAGGATGATATCCTCACGAGCGGCGCGACGATCGACACGCTGCTCAACTCGTACAACGAGGGACCCGAGCGTGGTCAGGGCGCGAAGCCCGGCGCCAGCGTGCAGCTGATCAAGGGCAAGGACGTAACGTTGGTGGCGTTTTAGACGGCACCTTACTTGCACCTATTAACAACGACGCACGGTAGCGCCGTGCACGAACGCAAGGAGAGGCGATGATGGAGCGGACAGCAGGAAGGACGACTCGAGAGGCAATGATGATCATCGCATCATCGTTCCTCTTGCTTGCGCTGCCGCTGTGGAATGTGGCGGGTGCCGAGCAGGCCGAGACCGTGCGCGCCAGCGCCGCTCGTATGCTCGAGGTGCCGATCGGGAAGTCCGTGGTCGTCGAGAGCCCGGTCGCCATCACCCGCGCCTCTCTTGCCAACCCCGCCGTCGCCGACGCCGTGGTCCTGTCGCCTCGGCAGGTCTACATCACCGGCGTCGCCGTGGGATCGACGAACCTGACCCTTTGGACCAGCGACACCGAGATCTACAAAATCTTCGACATCACGGTTTCGCCGGACCTCGTGGACCTGAAGGACCAGCTTCACCGTCTGTTCCCGGAGGAGACCGGCGTGCGCGTCAGCGCGAGCCGCGAGCACCTGACGATCTCCGGGACCGTCTCCAGCACTACGCGCCTGGCCCACATCGCTTCGGTGGCCGAGGCCTACGCACCCGAGAAGGTCGTCAACCTCCTGCAGGTCGGCGGCGTCCAGCAGGTCATGCTCGAGGTTCGGGTGGCGGAGATGAACCGCGAGCTCATCCGCCGCCTCGGCATCAACATCGGGTACCTCTCGGCCAATTCCAACGTCTTCGGCGTCACCACGCTCAACGATCTGTCGGCCGTCGTCTCGCCTCGGGATGCCACTTTCCTGCCCGGCGCCGTCGGTGCCGGCACCTCGGCCCTGAAGGTCTCGCCCTTTGGCTACGTGCCGGTCATGGCCGACGCCATCCTGCGCTGGCAGACGGGTGACGCGGACTGGACCGCCTTCATCGACGCGCTGAAGGAAAATGGCCTGGTCAAGATCCTGGCCGAGCCAACGCTGGTGGCGCTCAGTGGGCAGGAGGCCAACTTCCTCGCCGGCGGCGAGTTCCCGGTGCCCGTGCCGCAGAGCCTCGGCACCACCACGATCCAGTTCAAGAAGTTCGGAGTCGGTCTCAACTTCACGCCAACCGTGCTCGGTCAGAACCTGATCAGCATGCGCGTGTCGCCGGAGGTCTCCGAGCTCGACTTCACGAACGCGATCGTCATTCAGGGTTTCCTGATTCCGGCCATCAGCACCCGGCGCGCCTCCACGGTCGTCGAACTGCGCGACGGCCAGAGCTTCGCCATCGCCGGCCTGATGCGCTCGACGGTGCGTGAGAAGCTCTCGAAGTTCCCGGTTCTCGGCGACGTGCCGGTTTTGGGCACTCTGTTCCGCTCGAGCGAGTTCCAGAAGAACGAGTCGGAGCTGATCATCCTGGTCACGCCGCGCCTGGTGCGTCCGATCGATTCGGCCACGGCGCCGCTGCCGACCGACGCCTTCATCGAGCCCAACGACTTCGACTTCTACGGCATGGGTCGCATCGAGCTGACCGAGCATTCGGATTCCCCCCGCAACCTCGAGGGCGAGTTCGGCCACGTCAACCCGTAAGGAGAGTGGAAATGATTTCTCGCACGCATTCTCGAGTCGCTTCTTTCCTGCTCGTTGCCGTGCTGCCCGCGGCGGTGGCGGCGTGCGACATCCCCGGACCCCGGCCGCAGGTTCTGCACGAGAGCTTCGGCCATGCACAGGTCTGGAATCGTCAGGCGCATGCGCTCGACCCCGACGCGAGCGCGGACATGACGCCTGTCCGTACGATGCACGGCGGAGCGGCAGCGGCCGCTCATGCCGAGTACGTCAAAAGCTTCACGCCCAAGCCGGGCGCTGGAGCTGCGCGATCCTACAGCGGTCTCAGCGGCATCGCTGGCGACTAACCTTGGTACAAGTTCAGTAAGCGGTGAACCAAGGGGGTAATGCCACATGAAAGCCAACGAGAAAGGAATGGCAGCGGTGGAATTCGGGCTCGTTCTGCCGATTCTCATGCTGCTGGTCTTTGGAATCGCCGAGTTCGGAATCGCGTTCTATCGGGAACAGGTGCTGACGGGCGCCGTGCGCGAAGGCGCCCGCAAGGGGGTGGTCGCGACTTCTCCGCGACCCAGTGAAACCACGATCAAGGACACCGTCATCACCTATCTGACGAACATGGGTTGGACGGCGTCGACCGCCACCGTTTCGGTGGTGGGAGCGCAGGGCGCTTCGGGATCTCCTCTGACGGTGACTGCGACGTATCCGACCAGCTTCGCAGTTCTTTCCAAGCTCATGCCGATGACCGGGATCGCGGTGGACGCCAGTGGCAACGCCAGCCTCAGCGCGACCGTGACCATGGAACTGGAGTAGGGGAGGGCCGGACATGAGACGACCCATCACCACGCGCCGCGAATGCGGCTCCATATCCATTTTTGCCGCCGTAGTCGCGATCGGCTTCATCGGCGTCACGGCTTTGGGAATTGATGTCGGCTACGGCCTGCTGACGAAGGCGCAGCTTCAGAACGTCGCGGATTCGGCGGCGCTGGCCGGCAATCATCAGCTCGCGCGGCTCTACGACGCGCTTGGCAACCGCGACACCAGCACCTACACGCTGACGGAGTCGGACAAGGCGTCGATCATCCGGTCGATTCAGACGTATGCGCTGCGCAACGAGGCGGGTGGCAAGGCCATCAACGTGCTTCCGGGCGACGTGCTGTTCGGTCGCTGGAACAGGAGCACCGGCGAGATCACCCCGACCGATACGGGCGTCAACGTCATCCGTGTCGTCGCACGGCGCGATGGGTCGGCCAACGGCGTGCTGTCGACACTCATGAGCTCGACCATCGGCGTTCACTCGTTCGATGTCCGCGCCGATGCGTCAGCGGTCCTGACACCGGTTGATAAGGTCCCGCCTGGTGGTGTCGGGCTGCCGGTGGGCATCGCCAAGGCCTGGTTCAATCATCCGGGCTCGCCCTGCGGTGGAAATTCCGCCATCCGTCTGTATCCGACCGGTACATTGATCGGCTGCGCGGGCTGGCACACCTATACCGACGCTCCGGCGTCGGCTTCCAAACTGCACTCGATCATCGACGGAATCCGAGCGGGCACGTTCAAGTCCCCAGGCGTCAAGGCCGGCGACAGCTGGATCTTCCAGGGCGGCGTCGACGCCAGCGTCTTTCCCGACCTGCGCGATCTGTGGCGCCAGAACCGGGACAGCAATAACGAGTGGAAGGTCCTTTTGCCGGTGTACGACAACGCGAGCTGCGAGAACGTCAGCGGCTGGACCAAGATAGTGGGCTTCGCGACAGCGGTCATCACGAACGTCACGACTTCACCGGCGAAACAGATCGATGCTCGTGTCGACTGCGACGTCATCAGCTACGGGGAAGCGGGAGGAGAGGATTACGGCACGCATGTGGCCGGAGGACGACTGATCGACTAAGACCTGGCGGAAAGAGGTGCTGCGGCGGGGTGCCCCCGTTCCCTGTCGCAGCCCGATCTTGCCCGTTATGGGGGAGCAGAATGCGCGAGTTCAAAGAACGCAATCGGGAGCGAGGCGCCATCACGATCTTGGCCGTGGGTGGCGCCATCGCTCTTTTGGGAATGGCCGGTCTCGCAATCGACGTCGGCTATGCCGTGCTCACGCGCGTACAGCTGCAGAACATCGCCGATGCCGGCGCCAGCTCCGGAAGCCGCGAGCTGGGCCGCGTGTACGCGGAGCTCGGCCCGACCAGGGACTATCGCTACTACACGCTCACCGA from the Candidatus Limnocylindrales bacterium genome contains:
- a CDS encoding type II and III secretion system protein family protein; this encodes MMIIASSFLLLALPLWNVAGAEQAETVRASAARMLEVPIGKSVVVESPVAITRASLANPAVADAVVLSPRQVYITGVAVGSTNLTLWTSDTEIYKIFDITVSPDLVDLKDQLHRLFPEETGVRVSASREHLTISGTVSSTTRLAHIASVAEAYAPEKVVNLLQVGGVQQVMLEVRVAEMNRELIRRLGINIGYLSANSNVFGVTTLNDLSAVVSPRDATFLPGAVGAGTSALKVSPFGYVPVMADAILRWQTGDADWTAFIDALKENGLVKILAEPTLVALSGQEANFLAGGEFPVPVPQSLGTTTIQFKKFGVGLNFTPTVLGQNLISMRVSPEVSELDFTNAIVIQGFLIPAISTRRASTVVELRDGQSFAIAGLMRSTVREKLSKFPVLGDVPVLGTLFRSSEFQKNESELIILVTPRLVRPIDSATAPLPTDAFIEPNDFDFYGMGRIELTEHSDSPRNLEGEFGHVNP
- a CDS encoding sigma 54-interacting transcriptional regulator, which gives rise to MRAEFFEEGEVRRGDGVDAGRGGDGMAIVSEERPIFGGHGEALIGQSPAFLRVLRKIPRLAASDATVLITGDTGTGKELIAEAIHNCSNRRGRAFIAVNCGALPEELVENELFGHARGAYTGAAATGKGLLAEAEGGTLFLDELNSLSLSAQAKILRFLQNREYRMLGSTKLLRANVRIIAATNVDLRKHVDQSLFRADLFHRLHVLSIELPPLRERLEDIPLLAQHFLGKYARDYGKGTMRLSPAALRKLSAYPWYGNVRELQSVLERSVLLAGSPELQADDVDLPMLDTPEFREDELEDEPEEARSGAEALGQREATTTFREAKERMIRQFERTYLIQVMGAAQGNVSRAARLAGMQRRDFQRLLRKHDVRRPEPRGWFDT
- a CDS encoding prepilin peptidase, which translates into the protein MDFTIQVALVGTVAIAAVTDIIGSRVPNWLTLSSFLLAVTLHTIATGTDGLLFSLAGAAAGFALLIPFYALGGMGAGDVKLLTAVGAFMGAQQVLWVFIFAGLFGGLYAVGLLLLQAFLQFGAAGAAKDVQSHLKTIVLTGGDFRSWTSTLRSYPKLRYAVVIALGVAVTRFLEGSLL
- a CDS encoding Flp family type IVb pilin, yielding MKDETGATAIEYGLLAALISIAAITAMTSVGTNLSAKLDEVATALS
- a CDS encoding TadE/TadG family type IV pilus assembly protein, with translation MKANEKGMAAVEFGLVLPILMLLVFGIAEFGIAFYREQVLTGAVREGARKGVVATSPRPSETTIKDTVITYLTNMGWTASTATVSVVGAQGASGSPLTVTATYPTSFAVLSKLMPMTGIAVDASGNASLSATVTMELE
- the cpaB gene encoding Flp pilus assembly protein CpaB; translation: MRRYRPFILLGLAGVIAFSTSSMVYRWLRAQAFASQAVVESPIKTEEIAVASYNIPRGATITPEMLKTAALPTESLPEGCFKSAELQTLVGRVATMDVVQNEPLLQAKLAPVDGSGGVAAILDPNKRAMSVAVDDEVGVAGFVKPSDRVDLFATLETEDEDRGVVTKLVLANTLVLAIGTEMIRTGKDEEAKPVKVITLEVTPEEAEKLAYASTRGKFRLALRSPLTKDDILTSGATIDTLLNSYNEGPERGQGAKPGASVQLIKGKDVTLVAF
- a CDS encoding pilus assembly protein TadG-related protein, whose amino-acid sequence is MRRPITTRRECGSISIFAAVVAIGFIGVTALGIDVGYGLLTKAQLQNVADSAALAGNHQLARLYDALGNRDTSTYTLTESDKASIIRSIQTYALRNEAGGKAINVLPGDVLFGRWNRSTGEITPTDTGVNVIRVVARRDGSANGVLSTLMSSTIGVHSFDVRADASAVLTPVDKVPPGGVGLPVGIAKAWFNHPGSPCGGNSAIRLYPTGTLIGCAGWHTYTDAPASASKLHSIIDGIRAGTFKSPGVKAGDSWIFQGGVDASVFPDLRDLWRQNRDSNNEWKVLLPVYDNASCENVSGWTKIVGFATAVITNVTTSPAKQIDARVDCDVISYGEAGGEDYGTHVAGGRLID
- a CDS encoding nitrite/sulfite reductase, giving the protein MLTWKEALADRMPPELAREIDIYETQIELKRQGKIDDKVFAETRLRRGTYGQRYDNGQRDDGTGPKELEFPDRSLTKGPETLWHAPGMQRIKIPFGGLTARQLEVLADLAEEYSDAICHVTTRQDIQLHFVHIEDTPDLMRRLAAEGITTREACGNSIRNVTGCPLAGVCRAETFDVTPYAKATSRFLLGHPDCQDLGRKFKIAFSGCAENPCGLVFMHDLGFIARTRVVDGHEQRGFETYVGGGLGAVPYQAKLYDEFIPESEILPLAQAIARVFARLGEKKNRARARMKFLVAKLGFEEFRRLVEEERRILPADDAWTAFLSGVRAVEAAPVIDGGVPGGADIDAGRFEQWQRTNIYRQRQPGYVVATVTLPLGDATSFQMRRLADIARRFCGDSIRATVDQNILLRWVREADLPALYAALEEIGLGEPGAGSIVDITACPGTDTCKLGIASSRGLAAELQERLVARSIHLDQAVRDLHIKISGCFNSCGQHHVADLGFYGVSRNVGGRTVPHFQVVLGGRWDRNGGAYGLAIGAVPSKRIPDVVDRMTERYVRERNKDERFQDFCARIGKRELKALLSDLMEVPAYDKDRDFYSDWRDPREFTLGDLGVGECAGEVVSLVEFSLAESERRAFEAQLLLESGQVEAADHMAYSAMIEAARALVRVQYPDLRDDAEEIVREFRTRFYDTELFFDKYAGGRFAQFLFKRHEDAQRRSFSEERVRQLIEEASLFIEAAHACDAKLASRGVMPAVSSSGDDPARVQ